The Moorella glycerini genomic interval CGTCCAAACCACAGCAGGTTTCCAAGATGTCTTGCATAAGAACTCCTCCTGCTTCATTGGATTTCAGGGATGATTGCCCGAGAAAGTAAGAAGTTTAACACCCGTGCTGTTCCCAAGTCCTTAAGAACAAGGGGCGACAATTGGCTGTGCTCAAAGGCAATCAGGTTAGGTTAGTACTCGAGGTTATACCATCAAAATATACTCAACCTTTGTCCCTGATAAGTCCAATGTAGCAGAAAATCAGATGTTTGTAATCACTTCTTTCTATTTTCATGATTGTTTGTGCCTTCCAGGCATGGCCGGTTAGTAAGATAATCAAAAGAAAAAGGGTATGGGGAGAGCTTTGATGTGACATAGCCCAAGGTAAACTATGCAGCACTTGGGGATGGGGATTTGTTTTTACGATAAACACTCTCGAAGGAGACTTTAACGAGATTGTATTATGGCAAAGCTAAAAGAATGCTTTAAAAATATAGCCCAGATATTTTGGCCATTTCTCGAGGGTGAGCGAAAAGAAGATAATTCTCTGTTTACTCAACCCAAGGAGATGCTTAACAAACTTGAAACAATTAACGACATTAATCTGTTAACGCAATTTTTGACTATGGCAGAAAAATTATACCTAGAGGAAAAAGATAGACTGCGCACAGTCGAAGCGAAGGGAACTACTTTTTTAGGAACTTCTGGATTTGCAGCAGCACTGCTGATTTGGCTAGCACAAACAATTAAGAGCGAAGGTTTTATAGATCATTATTGGCTTTCTATTATAGTTACCGTACTTTATACTTTCACTCAAATATATTTTATCATGACTATCTACTATTCTGCCTGTACATTGTCTCGCCGGAGATATTCAACAATAGACAGAGCCAAGATATTTCCACGTGAAGAAACAGAATACGCTACATATCTCAAGCGGATAGCAGTAATTTATATAACCAATTATTCGCGTAATCTTAGAATTACTAACGAAAAAACTGACTTAGTAGCTTTGGCTCAGGAAAACTTTTTAAGAGCCCTAATCTGTATTGGAGTTATTGGGGTTTTGTTTGCTATTGATAAGCTTTTGTCGCTAGTTTAATTTACTACACTATTGAAAGGAGAATTGCCATGCGTCCATTTATAGGTAATTTTGCCGAGCCAACTAAAGAAAAAGTATTTCCATTTCATTTTGATGCGAAAAAAGATGTTTTGGTTACGAATCATCTTGAACCTGTGGTAAAATCCGATTTAAAAGTTGCTGAACTCACAACCAAAACTGAAGTTAGAAGGGAAGATGACGATGACCTCCCGAGTTTTCTTACAAAAACCAAGATCGATCGTGAGGATGATGACGATGATATTTATTTTTGAGAGGGGGCTATTGGAGATGACTTTTATTAGACAATTTGCAGAAAAAGTGAGACAAAGGGGCTCCCCATTATCTATTATAAGGAAAAAGAAGTTAATATACTTCCTGGTGCTAGACAAACGCCTATTGTCTCGAACGGTAGCAATCTGGCAGAGCTTATGACTAAGACATTTGTTGATCGAGAAGAAGATAATGATAGCGAGTGGGGCAATGAATAAAGAACTTATCTTGTTGCTGACTAACAAAGAGGACTTAACAGCTGATTTTGTAGTTTTAGAACTACAGAAACGAGGCATACCGTACTATAGATTCAATACGGAAGACTTTCCAACAAAGGTTAAGGCCAGTATTTTCTTTGATGTTGATACGCTTCACGGTTATATAGAAGATGAAAGACATTATATTGATATGCAAAAAGTTAAGAGCATCTGGTATCGCAGGCCTAAAAGGGCGATTTTACCAGAAAAATTTGGAGATTTTAAGACCTTTTGTATTAACGAATCCTGGTTTTTTATACGTGGGTTTTGGGAAAGTATCGACTGCTTCTGGGTTAGTCACCCGTACTCTCTGGAAAATGCGAGAAGTAAAATTAAACAACTTCAAGTAGCAAAAGAACTTGGCTTTGATATTCCAAAAACCCTAATTACTAACCAACCGGAGGAAGTAAGAAAGTTTTTCGATTACTTGAAAGGAAAGATGGTAGTAAAACCGGTCAAGTCAGGTATTGTTAGGGGTGAAAATAACGAATTTGTAATTCATACAAGCAAGGTGAACGAAGAACACTTATTGAATTTAGAGGATTTAAGATTTGCTCCATCGATATTTCAAGAACTGCTTCCGAAAAAATACGACATCAGGGTAACTGTCATTGGGCAGAACGTATTTCCAGTGGAGATTCATTCCCAGGATAACCCGGATGCAATGATTGACTGGCGCAAGCCTCAGGATGTTGATCTGGTGCATAAGTCGCATCACTTACCGCCTTTACTGGCTGACAAATGTCTGAAACTTACTAGGTACTATGGTTTGCAGTTTGCTGCAATAGACCTTGTGCTGACACCCGATAATCAATACTACTTTCTCGAAATCAACCCCAACGGCCAATGGGCCTGGATACAGCAGAAGACAGGGCTACCTTTGACTGAAAGACTTGTTGATTTGCTGACTGGAGTTCAGTAAATCTCTTAATAAACCGCTGGAACTTTACAAGCTAAAATCCAACCGTGAGTGGGATCGCCTACATGAAGCAATAAGAAGATAATTTCGGACCTGTGCCTGACGGTAACAGGTCGGCTATGAGCGAGGCATGTAATTATGCCTGTCGTCATTGCTGGTATCGTTACCTGGCAACTTGGTATGTATGCGTATAAGCCTCTGGAGTTTGCCGAAAGGACAACACTCATAGTTGTTTTCAGTCTTGTGGCGGCTTTGTTACCAGACTTTTGACACTGGAAGTTGTGAGATTCAAAAATGAGGTGCTGAACGGTGCAAGCTGTTATTCTCGCCGGAGGCTTTGGTACCCGGCTCCGTCCTGTGGTCCCAGATCTACCTAAAGCCCTCGCCAAGATAGGAAGCAGGCCGTTTTTGAAATACCAGTTAGCGTGGTTGGCTTCATATGGAACGAGAGAAGTAATTCTTTGCCTGGGCTACCGCTCTCAAGCGGTCCTATCCTATTTAAGTGAAGTAAACACAGAAGGTATTCAGGTGATATCGTCAATAGAACAGGAGCCATTGGGAACCGCGGGCGCCCTCAAGCACGCAGAACACCTTTTAGCGGAGAGATTTTTGGTTGTAAATGGCGATACATTTGTAGATGTTAACCTGACTGCCCTTGTAGAGTACCATTACAGAAAGGTTAGCTTCTTGACCATGGTGCTTGCTAACGTAGAAGATGCCACTGCCTATGGCCAGGTTAAGATTAACAATGAAGGCAGAGTTGTCTCCTTTCAAGAAAAAGTTCCTGGGAGGGGACAGGTTAATGCCGGGGTGTACTTTATGGAGAAGTCGGTGTTAAGGTATATTCCCCCAGATCAGCCTTACTCAATGGAAAGGGAGTTATTGCCCAAATTGCTTACTCGCGGCGAATTAGTTTATGGCTTTGTTCATGAGGGTTACTTTATTGATATCGGCACGCCATTAAATTATAGGCGAGCCCAAGAAGAATTGCCGGGGAGGTTTATGTGATGATTATTCGTGCCAAGGCTCCCTTACGGGTTAGTTTCGCTGGTGGGGGGACTGATATACCACCATATCCACAGGAGCATGGTGGTGCGGTGCTGTGTTCTACAATTAACAAATATGCTTATGCCAACATTATTCCCGGTGGCAGAGAGATTGAAGTTCATTCCCTTGATTATGATATGACAATTAAGTATACGAATAGCGATACCGCTCTGTATGATGGCAAGTTGGACCTAGTTAAGGCAGCGTTGCGGGTTATGGAAGTCAGTGATAGTTATGCAACAGTCTACCTGCATAGCGATGCTCCCCCGGGTTCAGGCCTTGGTTCATCTTCATCCATGGTAGTAGCCTTAATTGGTGCCATCAAACACTGGTTGCAGCGGCCCATGACCAGCTATGATATTGCGGCTTTAGCTTATCGTGTAGAGAGAATAGAACTTGCCATTGCGGGTGGTATGCAAGACCAATATGCGGCAGCATTCGGCGGGTTTAACTTTATCGAATTTCAAGGGGATACAGTGGTAGTAAACCCGTTGCGGGTACGGTCTGATACCATAAACGAGTTGGAGTACAATCTTCTCCTCTGTTACACCGGCGGTATCCGCCTTTCAGCCCATATTATTGACGACCAAGTACAAAACTATCGCACAGGCCATGTGGATAGCCTGGAGGGGCTACACCAGCTCAAGATGATTGCCTATGAAATGAAAAAAG includes:
- a CDS encoding MvdC/MvdD family ATP grasp protein; the encoded protein is MIEKKIMIASGAMNKELILLLTNKEDLTADFVVLELQKRGIPYYRFNTEDFPTKVKASIFFDVDTLHGYIEDERHYIDMQKVKSIWYRRPKRAILPEKFGDFKTFCINESWFFIRGFWESIDCFWVSHPYSLENARSKIKQLQVAKELGFDIPKTLITNQPEEVRKFFDYLKGKMVVKPVKSGIVRGENNEFVIHTSKVNEEHLLNLEDLRFAPSIFQELLPKKYDIRVTVIGQNVFPVEIHSQDNPDAMIDWRKPQDVDLVHKSHHLPPLLADKCLKLTRYYGLQFAAIDLVLTPDNQYYFLEINPNGQWAWIQQKTGLPLTERLVDLLTGVQ
- a CDS encoding GHMP kinase; this encodes MIIRAKAPLRVSFAGGGTDIPPYPQEHGGAVLCSTINKYAYANIIPGGREIEVHSLDYDMTIKYTNSDTALYDGKLDLVKAALRVMEVSDSYATVYLHSDAPPGSGLGSSSSMVVALIGAIKHWLQRPMTSYDIAALAYRVERIELAIAGGMQDQYAAAFGGFNFIEFQGDTVVVNPLRVRSDTINELEYNLLLCYTGGIRLSAHIIDDQVQNYRTGHVDSLEGLHQLKMIAYEMKKALLLGRLDDFGALLHEGWQNKKRLSNRISNSHIDGIYEEALRYGALGGKLLGAGGGGYLLLYCPYNKKHRVAAAIERMGGQITPWNFENRGLQTWESDRGVMSGTIHSMAV
- a CDS encoding nucleotidyltransferase family protein; this translates as MQAVILAGGFGTRLRPVVPDLPKALAKIGSRPFLKYQLAWLASYGTREVILCLGYRSQAVLSYLSEVNTEGIQVISSIEQEPLGTAGALKHAEHLLAERFLVVNGDTFVDVNLTALVEYHYRKVSFLTMVLANVEDATAYGQVKINNEGRVVSFQEKVPGRGQVNAGVYFMEKSVLRYIPPDQPYSMERELLPKLLTRGELVYGFVHEGYFIDIGTPLNYRRAQEELPGRFM